The Natrinema caseinilyticum genomic sequence CGAGCCGACGAGGCGTTCTTTCGGTCGGCCGTCGTCCTCCGAGTGGAGGACGCCGACGCCCTGACCGACGTCCACGACGTAGTTCTTGACGCGGAGGTGGCTCTCGTCGGTGATCGCCGAGAACAGCGCGTCCTCGCCCTCCCGACGGTAGCGCTCCTCCAGGAAGTCGTAGGCTTCCCGAGAGAACGGATCGAGTTGCGCGTCCACCTGGACGGGAACGTGGTCGTCGAGACCGTCGTTGAGCTGGGCGAGCAGGTCCTCACGGACTTCGGGCGGGAACACCGACAGCGGATGCGCCTGGACGGGGCTCTCGTACCAGTTCTGGTCGTCGCCGGCGGTCGCGTCGCCGCCGTAGCTTAGACCCCGTTCGCTGGCCTCGGCGGTGGTGACGTTCCACTCGACGGTGTACCTGCGCCCCGCCGGCGTTTTCGAGTACTCGCGCAGTCCGTTGACCAGACAGCGCTTGAGCTCTGACTTCCCGGTCGCGGTCGGCCCCTCGAACCAGATTATCTTCTCGTCTTTCGCGCGTCCCGCGGCGATCGATCGCAGGTCGTCGACGAACCCGTTTAGCACCTCGGTGTTCCCGAGAATCGCGTGCTCGCCGTCGTTGTGCGGGTCGTCGAAAAAACGGTATCGCTCCTTCTCTTCGCCCTCCTCGACCACCGTGCGAGTGCCGGCGGCTTCGATCGCCTCGAGCAGGTACTTCGAGGCGTGGGAGGCGACGGTCGGGTTCTCGAAGATCCGATCGACGTACGCCGCGAGGCTCATCGGTTCCTCGTAGGTCTCCTCGAGCGCGCGATCCGCCTCGGTGACGTAGTCGTGTCCGGTCATGTTAGTCTTCCATCTCGGCTTTGGCGACCTCAGCGCCGGCGAACTCGAGCACCTCCTTTGCGCCTTCTTCGGAGTAGCCCTGTTCGATCAGGGCGTCGATCCACGCCGAGCGTTCGTCGTCGTCGAATTCGTTTGCCGACACCAGTGCGGAGAAATTGATGTTGTGTTTCTTGTCCTCCCAGAGCTTGCGCTCCAGGGCGCGGCGCAGGCGTTCGTTGTCCTGCGGGTTGAAGGCTTCTCCTTCGCGTGCGCGCCTCGAGACCCAGTTCGAGACCTCCTGACGGAAGTCCTCTTTGCGGTCTTCAGGGATGTCGAGTTTCTCTTCGACCGACCGCAGGAACGTCTCGTCCGGTTCCTGCTCGCGGCCGGTGAGTTCGTCCTCGATGGTGTCGTCGTCGATGTAGGCCATGACGTGATCCATGTACTTCTCGCCCTGACGTTGGATCTCGTCGATGTCGTACGCCAGCGCGTGGCGAACGTCCTCGATGGCCCGTTCCCTGTACTCCTCGCGAACCGTCTCGAGGTAGCGGTAGTACTGTTCGAAGTTCTCTTCGGGGACCGAGCCGTGGTGCTCCAAGTTCTCCTCGAAGAAGTTGAACACCGTCAGCGGCGAGAGGAAGCCGCGCTGTCGGTGCTTCGAGTCCATGATCGCCTCTGCGATCTCGTCGCCGATGAACCGGGGTGAGATGCCGACCATCCCTTCCCCGATTTCGGCCTTCGCGGCGGCCTCGTCGCGGAGTTTCTTGACGTCGATGTCGTCTCCCTCGTCTATCTCGCCGTTGTAGGCCTTCGCCTTGGAGAGCAACCCGACGGTCTCGGTGTCGGGTTCTTCGATACGGGTGAGAACGCCGAACAGCCCCGCCATCTCCAGCGTGTGTGGCTCGACGTTGATGTCGGGAACGTCGGCGTTGTTCAGCATCTTCTCGTAGATCTGGGCCTCGTCTTCGTACGAGAGGACGTAGGGGAAGTCGATCCGCTTGGTGCGGTCGTTGAACGCTTCCATCTTCTCGTCGCCCTTTTTGTCCTTGTACTCGGGCATGTTGGTGCGGCCCACGATCACCTGGTCGATGTCGATCCGCGGGTTGTTCTTGGGCTTGATCGTCTGTTCCTGGGTCGCGTGGAGGAAGTCGTAGAGGAATTCCCGCTGGAGTTTCAGTAGCTCCTCGCCGGAGAAGATGCCGCGGTTCGCGTTACAGAACGCCCCCGAGTAGTCGAACGCGCGCGGGTCGCTCTCGCCATAGATCGCGATCTTCGAGTAGTTGACGTCGCCGGTGAGTTCCGTCTCGTCCTGGTTTTTCTTGTCCTTCGGCTCGAAGGTTTCCAGCCCCTGGCGCTTGTTTTCGTCGGCGACGAACCGGACGATCTCGACGTGGTTTTCGAGCACCTGCTGGAGGTCGTCGTCGTAGTACGCGAGGAGTCTGTCCATGTAGAACTCGCTTTCCGGATCCAGCGCCTGTTCGTTCTGGATCGTATACGGGGCGTCGAGGTTCTCGTTGAGGTCGTCGATCACCCGCTGGCGCTGCTCGAGGGGGAGGAGAACGAGCGGATCCTGGTTCATCGGGGACCGGACGGTATCGTCGGCCGGATCCTGGTCCTGGATGACGTCACAGAGGTTCGTCCAGCGGAACGTGTACATCCGTCCCTCGTCCCGCAGGGTGTAATCCTCGAAGTACTTGCGGACCTGCTTGTCGAAGTGAGACTTCCCGGAACCGACCGGGCCGAGCAGGAGTTTGATCCGCCGTTCCGGACCCAGGCGTCGGGCACCCGATTTGACTTTGTTGACGAACTCGTGGATGGACTGGTGGATCACCTTCCCGTAGAAGGTGTTCTCGCCGTCGCCCAGCGGATCCTCGCTCGCGAGCTGGTACTCGACCATCCCTTCTGTCTCGTCGTAGGTGGTGCCGTAGTAGTCGAACATGTCCGCGACGCGCTGATGGGCGTTGCGGGCCACCTTCGGGTCTTCGTATACCTCTTCTAAGTACCAGTCGAAGGACTTGGTTTCCCGCAGGTCTGCGGGCATCGATTCCTTGTAATCCGTACTGAGCTGCTCGAGTGTCTCGATGTCACCGGTCATGGTATCATTGCCAGTTTCGGGTTCCCCCGTATACGGTCGTCCGTGATCGCACGGAACGCGGAAGCGGACGTCGTTCGACCAACCGAGGCGTCTCGTGGCCGAACCGTCGGAATCCGTCGCCTCGCGTCACCCGTTGTGGACGCGGCGTGGCCGTCAGACTCCTCGAGCGGGCACCCGGGGAGCGTGACCCTTCGCGGGCGGCGTCTATCTGCCGTGTCATGTGTCATCTATCACCACTGTCCGTTGCGCGACAACCGTTCGGCGTCTCGGGCAACGGTGCGCCGGGGACGGGCGCGGAGTGGATCGGTCCGGCAAACGGATACCGATAGTATTTAATGAGTGAGTAATCCAGCTACTTAACCTTAGCCCCAAAAGATATTTATCAGAATTTTATTGCAGCAATATATTGGCAGAACTATGTTATGATTATCGGTATCACACCACACAATCGTGCCGGGAGGACATAAGTCGACGGCCTGCAATTCCTACGTTGGCTCGCGCGCGCGGCCCGACTGCTCGCGCGACGGTAACGCAGTGTCCCGATTTTCGTCGATCGGTTCGTCAGGTCCGCGGGCGGTTCGTCGGTCGGAGCGTGCGACCGCCGCTTTCGGTCGTCCGCGTCCGACGACGAGGCTTTAGCCACCCCGGCCCAATCGACAGCTATGTCCGATTCGGACCCCGGGGGACACCTGGATCGCTCGAGCCTGCCCGACGGCTGGGACGTCTGGAGTCAGGGCGAAGACGGCCGTCTCGTACTCGCCTACCGGCCCGACGTGTTCAACGCGGACGCGTTTCCCGCCGCCTGTTTGCCGACGCTGTATCTCACCCACGGCAAACGGACTCGACGACCCGGGATCAATCCGGTCGACACCGCCGATTCTTCGGACTGGTTCGTCACGCTCTATCTCGAGCCCGACGTCTCCCTGAACGAGACGCGGCGCTTCCCGACTCGAGCGGCAGCGCTCGAGGCTGTCGTCGAACTCGCCGAGGAGTTCGACGCGGGCGAAATCGATTATCGAGCGCTGTACCAGGTTCCACGGGAAGCATATTTCGAGCGACTCGACGAACTCACTGGTGACGAGCGCAGCGAGTGCTGATCCGATTCGACTGCCCCGGCGTCGCCGGTTCCACTCGAACCGCTCCAGACGTGACGCTTAACAGCCGGTGGCGACTACCCGTTCCTATGTCGACCGTTACGCTCATCGGCTCTCGGCTGGCCGAGCCGGGAACCGAGTTCGTCTACGAGGGCGAAGCCGACGCCTGTACGGGCTGTCCCTACCGCAGCCAGTGTCTCAACCTGTCGGTCGGAACGAAGTATCGTATCACGTCCGTCCGCGAAAACGCCCAGACGCTCGAGTGTGCCATGCACGATGGCGGCGTGCGCGCCGTCGAGGTCGAACCGGCGACCGTCCGGGCGAACATCGCGTCGAAGGGCGCTTTCGCCGGCAGCAAGACGAGCCTCCCCGGCCCCTGTCCGTACGTCGAGTGTCCGAGCCACGAGTACTGCGAGCCGGACGGCGTCGCGTTCGGCGAAGAGTACCGGATTACGGACATTCTCGGCGACCCGCCACACGAGGTCTGTCACCTCGACCGGTCGCTCGAACTGGTGGAACTCGACTCCGCCGACTGAGCACTCACCACTCACGACCCGCCGCGGTGCTCTCGGGTCGAACGGGAACCCGAATGGTTTCTGATCACACAGGACAGGCCGTCGCTCGGCCACGACACTGAAATAGGGCTTTCACGAATTATGGGCTGATTGGCCGTCGATGGTGACAACAGCTCCGGGCGATGTTCGTCTCGAACACGATGGTGGCACGGGTCCGTCGATCGACGGGGGTGAAAATCGGTGACGACACGTTCGGCACCCATCGTCGACCGCGTTACCGACGCTTTCTTCGCACTCGATACGGGCTTTCGGTTCACCTATCTCAACGAGCGAGCCGAAACGCTGCTCAAACGCGACCGCGGTGAACTGATCGGGCGCGTTATGTGGGACGAATTCCCCCAGACGGTCGAAACGCAGTTCCCGGAGGGGTTCCACCGCGCGATGGACGAACAGGTACCCGTCTCGTTCGAGATTTACCACACCCACCTGGAGACCTGGTTCGAAGCGACGGCCTCCCCTTCCACGACCGGTCTCTCGGTGTACATGCGGGACGTCTCCGAGCGACGAGCGCAGGAGACGACGCTCGCCCAGCACGCCGCAGTCGTGGAGGCGATCCGCGACGCCGTCATCACGCTGGATCGCAACCGCGAGATCGTCACCACCAACGGCGCAACCGAATCGATCCTCGGTGCGAGCCGGTCTGATCTGGTCGGTAAACACGTCGAGGCGCTTACCGAACACGCGGGACTCGCCGACGAACACGCCGTCGAGATCGGCCGAGCGATCACCGACGTCGACGTCGGCAACGCCGATCGTCGCCAGGTCGAGTTGCCCTACAGCGGCTCGGACGGCGCGGACCGGATGGGCGAGTTCCGGTTCGTCCCCGTCGAGGACAACACCGCAACGGTCGCCGTCGTCGTTCGTGACGTCACCGACCAGCACGAGTACGATCGCGTCGTGACGTCGCTCCACGAAGTGACGCGATGGCTCCTCGAGTCCGACGACCCCGAGGAGATCTGTGCCATCGCCGTCCACGCGGGCAGCGACCTGCTCGATTTGCCGATCAGCGGTGTCTGGCTGCTCGAGGAGGAACACGGCTATCTCGAGCCAGTCGCCGGAACCGCCGGTGCACACGTCAGTTCGGCGGACTCCCGCGGTTCAACTCACGCGAGGGGCTCGTCTGGGATGTCTTCGAAGCCGGCGACGTCGAACTGTTCGACGATCTCAGAACCGTCGATGGACCCTACAATCCGGAGACGGTGGTTCGATCGGAGATAATCGCGCCGATCGGTACCCACGGCGTTCTCATAACCGGAGCGCTCGATCCGTACCGGTTCGACGAGACGGACGTCGATCTCGTCTCGACGCTCGTCGAGAACACGCGCGCCGCCCTCGATCGAGCCGATCACGAGCGGGTCCTTCGGGACCGA encodes the following:
- a CDS encoding PrkA family serine protein kinase — protein: MTGDIETLEQLSTDYKESMPADLRETKSFDWYLEEVYEDPKVARNAHQRVADMFDYYGTTYDETEGMVEYQLASEDPLGDGENTFYGKVIHQSIHEFVNKVKSGARRLGPERRIKLLLGPVGSGKSHFDKQVRKYFEDYTLRDEGRMYTFRWTNLCDVIQDQDPADDTVRSPMNQDPLVLLPLEQRQRVIDDLNENLDAPYTIQNEQALDPESEFYMDRLLAYYDDDLQQVLENHVEIVRFVADENKRQGLETFEPKDKKNQDETELTGDVNYSKIAIYGESDPRAFDYSGAFCNANRGIFSGEELLKLQREFLYDFLHATQEQTIKPKNNPRIDIDQVIVGRTNMPEYKDKKGDEKMEAFNDRTKRIDFPYVLSYEDEAQIYEKMLNNADVPDINVEPHTLEMAGLFGVLTRIEEPDTETVGLLSKAKAYNGEIDEGDDIDVKKLRDEAAAKAEIGEGMVGISPRFIGDEIAEAIMDSKHRQRGFLSPLTVFNFFEENLEHHGSVPEENFEQYYRYLETVREEYRERAIEDVRHALAYDIDEIQRQGEKYMDHVMAYIDDDTIEDELTGREQEPDETFLRSVEEKLDIPEDRKEDFRQEVSNWVSRRAREGEAFNPQDNERLRRALERKLWEDKKHNINFSALVSANEFDDDERSAWIDALIEQGYSEEGAKEVLEFAGAEVAKAEMED
- a CDS encoding UPF0179 family protein codes for the protein MSTVTLIGSRLAEPGTEFVYEGEADACTGCPYRSQCLNLSVGTKYRITSVRENAQTLECAMHDGGVRAVEVEPATVRANIASKGAFAGSKTSLPGPCPYVECPSHEYCEPDGVAFGEEYRITDILGDPPHEVCHLDRSLELVELDSAD
- a CDS encoding DUF5820 family protein — translated: MSDSDPGGHLDRSSLPDGWDVWSQGEDGRLVLAYRPDVFNADAFPAACLPTLYLTHGKRTRRPGINPVDTADSSDWFVTLYLEPDVSLNETRRFPTRAAALEAVVELAEEFDAGEIDYRALYQVPREAYFERLDELTGDERSEC